The genomic region GGAGAGCGTCCGCTTCGCATGCGGAAGGTTGCCGGTTCAAGTCCGGTCTGCTCCAATATTAAAATGAGAATACTTTTAACAAATGATGATGGTATATTTTCGGATGGATTGAAAATACTTTATAAGTATTTAAAGGAAATTGCAGAAATTTTTATTGTTGTTCCTGAAACAGAAAAAAGTGCAACAAGTCATTCTATTAATTTACTTAATCCTGTAAGGGTAAAGGAAGTTAAAATAAATAATTTTTTATGTTTTGTTGTAAGTGGAACTCCTGTTGACTGTGTAAAAATAGGTGTAAGGAAATTAATAAAAGAAAAAATTGATATGGTAATTTCAGGAATAAATCCAGGACCAAATCTTGGAATGGATATATTATATTCAGGGACTGTTTCTGCTGCCTGTGAAGGAGCAATCCTTGGAATTCCTTCAATTGCTGTTTCAATAGCAGATTATAAAAATTTTAAATTTGATGAGTGTTCAAAAGTTGTTTTAAAGTTAATGGATAAAATAAAAAATCTAAAATTCCCGAAAGATACAATTTTGAATATAAATATACCCAACAGGAAAATAAATGAAATTAAAGGAATAAAAATAGCTTATCAAAGTAAGAGCAGGTTTAATGAAGAATATGAAAAAAGGATTGACCCACGAGGCAATATTTACTTCTGGCTAAAAGGTAATTTTAAAGAAGTAAAAGGGGAAAAATACAGTGATGTTGATGCAGTAAAAAATGGATATGTTTCTATCACTCCAATACAACTTAATCTCACAAATTTTAATTTTTTAAAAATTTTAAAAGCAGGAAAATTTGAAAAATTTAAATTTAAGTAGTAAAATAATACTTTTATAACGGAGGTCTGAAATGTCAATAACATATAGACCACATAAATTGAGAAGAAAAAGGAAAATTGGATTTCTTGCAAGGATGTCAACGAAAAGTGGAAGGAAGATTATCAACAATAGAAGAAGAAAAGGGAGAAAGCGACTTGCTGGATGATTAAAAAGAGAATAAGGGAGATACTTAAAAAAGGAAAGAAAATAGAAACAGAGTATTTTAAATTATATCTTAACAAAAGAAATGATTTGAAAATTGGTTTCTTGATAAGTTCAAAAATAGGCAAGGTTGTGAAAAGGAATAAGGCAAAAAGAATAATAAGAGAAATAGTAAGAAATAACTTCAAAAAAGGTGATTTTATATTAGTTTTGAAAAAAGAAATTATTGAAAAAAGAAAAATTGAAGAAGTTTTTGAGAAAATAAAAAATGAGATTTATAATTCAATTAATTAGGTTTTATCAAATCCTGTTTTCACCTGTTTTTGGAAGGGTTTGTAGATTTTATCCAAGTTGTTCTGAATTTATGATACAGGCAATAGAAAAAAAAGGTTTTAAAGGTATTTTATTAGGTATAAGAAGGATACTGAGATGTCATCCATTTAATAAAGGTGGATATGACCCGGTGGAAAAATGGATAAAATAAATGAAGAAATAAGATTGTTAATTGCAT from bacterium harbors:
- the yidD gene encoding membrane protein insertion efficiency factor YidD, giving the protein MRFIIQLIRFYQILFSPVFGRVCRFYPSCSEFMIQAIEKKGFKGILLGIRRILRCHPFNKGGYDPVEKWIK
- the rpmH gene encoding 50S ribosomal protein L34, whose protein sequence is MSITYRPHKLRRKRKIGFLARMSTKSGRKIINNRRRKGRKRLAG
- a CDS encoding ribonuclease P protein component; translated protein: MIKKRIREILKKGKKIETEYFKLYLNKRNDLKIGFLISSKIGKVVKRNKAKRIIREIVRNNFKKGDFILVLKKEIIEKRKIEEVFEKIKNEIYNSIN
- the surE gene encoding 5'/3'-nucleotidase SurE — translated: MRILLTNDDGIFSDGLKILYKYLKEIAEIFIVVPETEKSATSHSINLLNPVRVKEVKINNFLCFVVSGTPVDCVKIGVRKLIKEKIDMVISGINPGPNLGMDILYSGTVSAACEGAILGIPSIAVSIADYKNFKFDECSKVVLKLMDKIKNLKFPKDTILNINIPNRKINEIKGIKIAYQSKSRFNEEYEKRIDPRGNIYFWLKGNFKEVKGEKYSDVDAVKNGYVSITPIQLNLTNFNFLKILKAGKFEKFKFK